In a genomic window of Nyctibius grandis isolate bNycGra1 chromosome 4, bNycGra1.pri, whole genome shotgun sequence:
- the EIF3M gene encoding eukaryotic translation initiation factor 3 subunit M encodes MSVPAFIDITEEDQAAELRAYLKSKGAEISEENAEGGLHVDLAQIIEVCDVCLKEDDKDVESVMNSVVSLLLILEPDKQEALIESLCEKLVKFREGERPSLRLQLLSNLFHGMDKNTPVRYTVYCSLLKVASSCGAIQYIPTELDQVRKWISDWNLSTEKKHTLLRLLYDVLVDCKKSDTAAKVMVELLGSYTEDNASQARVDAHRCIVRALKDPNTFLFDHLLALKPVKFLEGELIHDLLTIFVSAKLASYVKFYQNNKDFIDSLGLLHEHNMAKMRLLTFMGMAVENKEISFDTMQQELQIGADDVEAFVIDAVKTKMVYCKIDQTQRKVVVSHSTHRTFGKQQWQQLYDTLNTWKQNLNQVKNSLLSLSDT; translated from the exons ATGAGCGTCCCGGCTTTTATCGACATCACGGAGGAGGATCAG gctgcaGAACTTCGAGCTTACCTGAAATCCAAAGGAGCAGAAATCTCTGAAGAAAACGCTGAAGGTGGACTTCACGTGGACTTGGCACAGATTATTGAAGTTTGTGATGTGTGCCTGAAAGAGGATGACAAAG ATGTTGAGAGCGTGATGAACAGTGTAGTCTCTTTGCTTCTTATCTTGGAACCTGACAAACAAGAAGCACTGATTGAAAGCCTGTGTGAGAAATTAGTAAAATTTCGGGAAGGAGAGCGCCCATCTCTTAGATTGCAGCT ACTGAGCAATCTCTTCCATGGTATGGATAAGAACACGCCTGTGAGATACACAGTGTACTGCAGCCTTCTTAAAGTGGCCTCATCATGTGGTGCCATCCAGTACATTCCAACTGAACTAGATCAG GTCCGAAAATGGATTTCTGACTGGAATctcagcacagagaaaaagcatACGCTTCTGAGACTGCTGTATGATGTCCTAGTAGACTGCAAAAAAAG tGACACTGCAGCAAAAGTAATGGTGGAACTACTGGGAAGTTACACGGAGGACAATGCTTCCCAGGCTAGAGTTGATGCGCACAG ATGTATTGTACGAGCATTGAAGGATCCAAATACCTTTCTCTTTGATCATCTTCTTGCCTTAAAACCAGTCAAATTTTTGGAAGGAGAACTTATTCATGAT CTTTTGACAATTTTTGTAAGTGCTAAACTAGCATCCTATGTCAAGTTTTATCAGAACAACAAAGACTTCATTGACTCCCTTG GCTTGTTGCACGAACACAATATGGCAAAAATGAGGCTACTCACTTTCATGGGAATGGCTGTAGAGAATAAAGAGATATCATTTGACACAATGCAACAGGAACTTCAGATTGGAGCTGATGATGTAGAAGCATTTGTTATTGATG CTGTAAAGACAAAGATGGTATACTGCAAAATAGATCAGACACAGAGGAAAGTAGTTGTCAG TCACAGCACACATCGGACTTTTGGAAAGCAGCAATGGCAGCAATTGTATGACACTCTAAACACCTGGAAACAAAATTTGAATCAAGTGAAAAACAGTCTCCTGAGTCTCTCAGACAcctaa